The Candidatus Poribacteria bacterium genome contains a region encoding:
- a CDS encoding DNA methyltransferase — protein MNVENRTIFENDNLQVLRRLDADSIDLIYLDPPFNSNRTFAAPISSEAAGTGFKDSWTLDDLDSASHGELTEKEPQLYHIISAAEFSHGKAMKAYLIMMSIRMLEMHRILKPTGTLYLHCDDKASHYLKMVMDSIFGKDNFRNEIIWQRAVTSKGNLKKGLARDSDTIFRYSKTNVFIWNPEAVTIPYDMANLDEKTKKQYCYVEPDTGRLVSYTSLTAQTQDPDSHLTYEIMGVTRTWRWTKKRMRKEIKAGRIVQIRPGNVPRYKRYLDEQKGKTLNNIWIDIPNLTAKNKERVGYPTQKPLALLARIIRASSNPGDMVLDPFCGCATTCVAAEGLQRRWIGIDLSPKSYELVQVRLEQYGILKQIHHRTRNP, from the coding sequence ATGAATGTTGAGAATCGAACCATCTTTGAAAACGACAATCTCCAGGTCTTACGCCGTCTTGACGCGGACTCGATAGACCTCATCTATCTTGACCCGCCTTTCAACTCTAATCGGACCTTTGCAGCACCGATTAGCAGCGAAGCCGCAGGTACGGGTTTCAAAGATTCTTGGACACTCGACGATTTAGATAGCGCATCCCACGGTGAACTCACAGAAAAGGAACCTCAACTTTATCATATCATCAGTGCCGCCGAGTTCAGTCACGGAAAGGCTATGAAAGCCTATCTCATCATGATGAGCATCCGAATGCTTGAGATGCACCGAATCCTGAAACCGACAGGTACTCTCTATCTACACTGCGATGATAAGGCCAGCCACTACCTCAAAATGGTAATGGACAGCATTTTCGGGAAAGATAACTTTAGAAATGAGATTATTTGGCAACGGGCTGTAACGAGTAAAGGGAATCTCAAAAAGGGGCTCGCACGAGACTCAGACACCATCTTCCGATACTCAAAAACCAACGTGTTCATTTGGAACCCAGAGGCTGTCACAATCCCTTACGATATGGCGAACCTTGACGAAAAAACCAAGAAACAATATTGTTACGTCGAACCCGATACCGGACGGCTTGTCTCGTATACCTCCCTAACCGCTCAGACCCAAGATCCCGATTCCCATCTGACTTACGAGATCATGGGAGTCACCAGAACGTGGCGATGGACAAAAAAACGCATGCGCAAAGAAATCAAAGCAGGACGTATCGTGCAAATACGTCCCGGAAACGTCCCTCGATATAAGCGGTATCTTGACGAACAGAAAGGCAAAACTCTCAACAATATCTGGATAGACATTCCCAACTTGACGGCAAAGAATAAAGAACGGGTTGGGTATCCAACGCAGAAACCGCTGGCACTCTTAGCGCGAATTATCCGAGCGAGTAGCAATCCGGGTGATATGGTACTCGACCCCTTCTGTGGATGTGCTACCACATGCGTCGCTGCGGAAGGCCTACAACGCCGATGGATCGGCATTGACTTAAGTCCGAAATCCTATGAACTTGTACAGGTGCGTCTTGAACAATATGGAATTCTTAAACAGATTCATCACCGAACCCGAAACCCTTAG
- a CDS encoding type II toxin-antitoxin system prevent-host-death family antitoxin, translating into MRKEVSATELHQKLGELLDGVYHNGDRLIVKRADTPLAAIVPIEAYEEMLQQREQAFSVLDRIWEKVPAVSEEEAHTDIEQAIAEVRAGKTRKRSKSSA; encoded by the coding sequence ATGAGAAAAGAAGTTTCAGCAACGGAATTGCATCAGAAGCTTGGTGAATTGCTCGACGGGGTCTACCACAACGGGGACCGGTTGATAGTCAAACGTGCCGACACACCACTCGCCGCCATTGTTCCAATTGAGGCTTATGAAGAAATGCTTCAACAGCGAGAGCAGGCTTTCTCTGTACTGGATAGAATATGGGAAAAAGTACCAGCAGTGAGTGAAGAAGAAGCACACACCGATATCGAACAGGCAATTGCTGAAGTACGCGCTGGGAAAACACGTAAAAGGAGTAAGTCGTCTGCCTAA
- a CDS encoding putative toxin-antitoxin system toxin component, PIN family — MRVVLDTNQHISAIIRPNGHPAQIVRLWRSGLIELAISPFILEEFEGVVHRPRIQEKNNLSDADIAEYLEILRTFAVIVPGTIIVNAIPDDPDDNIIIACAIEAEADMIISGDQHLLSLGSYQGIPIFRAVDFLSDYIPPR, encoded by the coding sequence ATGCGTGTTGTACTGGACACAAACCAGCATATTAGTGCAATTATCCGACCCAATGGGCATCCGGCTCAAATCGTGAGACTCTGGCGTAGCGGTCTAATTGAACTCGCAATATCTCCCTTCATATTGGAAGAGTTTGAAGGAGTTGTGCATCGTCCACGTATTCAGGAAAAAAATAATCTATCAGATGCTGATATTGCTGAATATCTTGAGATCCTCAGGACCTTTGCAGTTATAGTGCCCGGAACAATTATCGTTAATGCCATCCCTGACGATCCTGATGATAACATTATCATTGCTTGTGCTATAGAGGCGGAAGCTGATATGATTATCAGTGGTGATCAACATCTGCTTTCACTTGGTTCATATCAAGGGATTCCAATTTTCAGGGCAGTAGATTTTCTAAGCGATTATATTCCACCTCGCTAA
- a CDS encoding N-6 DNA methylase, protein MPQLNLKPNHKAIRDYYTTLQQYEQHDITHEGAVSSPFDTLLHACAKQVNATLVPQYQMRAPSGNRIVIDGVVLDEYGLPFAYWEAKDTDDDLLKAVEDKRAAGYPLDNTLFQNPQRAILYQNGGVALDLDITEPARLIAVLEYLFTYTPPALDNWQTAVSDFREHVPDLANKLKELIEQRHETDPAFKKAFADFYETCCTSINPELSQNAVEEMLVQHVLTERIFRTVFNRSDFTSRNIIAIEIEKVSAALMRHAMSRDVFLEPLDRFYIAIEQAATLCRDFSQKQHFLNRFYEKFFQGFSEDVADTHDIVYTPQPIVDFMVNSVEHILKTEFDRSLSDSGVHIIDPFVGTGNFIVRLMQDIQGTALEAKYRHELHCNEVMLLPYYIASLNIEQEFFQRTGTYLPFEGIALADTFELLEQQQGELFTRENTERVKKQKAADMFVVIGNPPYNMGQVNENDNNKNRKYETMDTLLRETYSRDSKATSKKALSDPYVKAILWASKRIGEEGVVAFVTNNSFLDGIAFDGMRKHLTQDFTKIYHIDLKGNARTSGERRRKEGGNVFDDQIRVGVGISFFIKKAKTTSESAQVWIYSVDDYLKAREKQKLLSDFGTYTNVPMKQATIDAKYTWLTEDLHAEFDTFIPMGTKEAKAVKGTAVDVIFKAYSRGINTSRDGWVYNFKRSRLDTNVQQMSQTYKAKVARWAQRTNRDANLDDFVLSDHTKISWSEALKRNLQRGKIADFTKENVRTSLYRPFTKSYFYFDRTLIERVYVFPSIFPTLETETENRVICLTALGSKKSFHCLMTKHLTDVHLTGDSQCFPFYTYNEDGTNRQENITDWALAEFRTHYGDDTITKWDIFHYTYALLHHPTYREKYQANLKRDLPRMPFTEDFWRFAKAGARLADLHVDYESVPKYEGLKYIETDGMPVDWRVEKMKLSKDKTQLTYNDFLTLDGIPTEVFDYRLGNRSALEWVVDQYRVKVDKRSGIVNDPNCVDAPRYIVDLIGHVITVSLRTVEIVGNLPML, encoded by the coding sequence ATGCCACAACTCAACCTCAAACCGAATCACAAAGCAATCCGAGACTACTACACGACACTGCAGCAATACGAACAACACGACATCACACACGAAGGCGCGGTCAGCTCACCCTTTGATACACTCCTCCACGCCTGCGCAAAGCAGGTCAACGCCACGCTCGTCCCGCAATACCAGATGCGCGCACCATCGGGAAACCGTATCGTCATTGATGGCGTGGTCCTCGACGAGTACGGACTCCCCTTCGCCTACTGGGAAGCAAAAGACACAGACGACGACCTTCTCAAAGCAGTCGAAGACAAACGCGCCGCAGGTTACCCGCTCGACAATACCCTCTTCCAAAACCCACAGCGCGCTATCCTCTATCAGAACGGAGGGGTAGCATTAGACCTTGACATCACCGAACCGGCGCGTCTGATTGCAGTACTCGAATACCTGTTCACGTATACACCGCCCGCGCTGGATAACTGGCAGACTGCAGTCTCCGATTTCAGAGAACATGTGCCGGACCTCGCAAATAAACTCAAAGAACTCATTGAGCAACGGCACGAAACGGATCCAGCGTTCAAGAAAGCGTTTGCGGATTTTTACGAGACGTGTTGCACCTCCATTAACCCTGAGCTTTCACAGAATGCAGTTGAGGAGATGCTCGTTCAGCATGTCCTCACGGAACGCATTTTTCGCACGGTTTTCAATAGATCGGATTTTACCAGTCGCAACATCATTGCGATTGAAATTGAGAAAGTTAGTGCTGCGCTCATGCGGCATGCAATGAGTCGGGACGTGTTTCTCGAACCTCTGGATCGGTTCTATATTGCCATTGAACAGGCAGCGACGCTTTGCCGAGATTTCTCCCAAAAACAGCACTTCCTCAATAGGTTTTACGAGAAATTCTTTCAGGGGTTCTCTGAAGATGTGGCGGATACACACGACATCGTCTATACACCACAACCGATTGTTGATTTCATGGTAAACAGCGTTGAACATATCCTCAAGACCGAGTTTGACCGGTCCTTGTCTGACAGCGGTGTGCATATTATTGATCCCTTCGTGGGGACGGGCAACTTTATCGTCCGGCTTATGCAAGACATCCAAGGCACGGCGTTGGAGGCGAAATACCGTCACGAGCTCCACTGCAACGAGGTGATGCTCTTGCCCTACTACATCGCCAGCCTGAACATCGAGCAAGAATTCTTTCAGCGCACAGGGACGTATCTGCCGTTTGAGGGAATCGCCCTTGCGGATACATTTGAATTGCTTGAGCAGCAGCAAGGTGAACTCTTTACGCGTGAAAATACGGAACGTGTGAAAAAACAAAAAGCAGCGGATATGTTCGTCGTCATAGGGAATCCGCCTTATAACATGGGGCAGGTAAATGAGAACGATAACAACAAAAATCGAAAGTATGAGACGATGGACACGCTGTTGCGAGAGACGTATTCGCGAGACTCAAAGGCAACGAGCAAAAAAGCCCTCTCGGATCCGTATGTGAAAGCGATATTGTGGGCATCAAAGCGAATTGGAGAGGAAGGGGTTGTTGCATTCGTGACGAACAACAGTTTTCTTGATGGTATCGCGTTTGATGGGATGCGGAAACACCTCACACAGGATTTCACCAAGATATATCACATTGATCTGAAAGGAAATGCGCGTACCTCTGGTGAACGTCGCCGAAAAGAAGGCGGTAACGTTTTTGACGACCAGATTCGGGTGGGGGTTGGAATTAGTTTCTTCATCAAGAAGGCAAAAACAACATCTGAATCTGCTCAGGTATGGATCTATTCTGTTGACGATTATCTGAAAGCACGTGAGAAGCAGAAACTTTTGAGCGATTTTGGAACTTATACAAATGTTCCGATGAAACAGGCAACGATTGACGCAAAATATACATGGCTGACGGAAGATCTCCACGCTGAATTCGATACTTTTATCCCAATGGGAACTAAGGAAGCGAAGGCGGTAAAAGGGACAGCAGTGGATGTGATCTTTAAGGCCTATAGTCGGGGTATTAACACAAGCCGTGACGGATGGGTTTACAACTTCAAGCGAAGCAGGCTTGATACAAACGTTCAACAGATGAGCCAAACCTATAAGGCAAAAGTTGCACGATGGGCCCAACGGACAAATCGGGATGCAAATCTTGACGATTTTGTTCTGTCTGATCACACAAAAATTAGTTGGAGCGAAGCACTAAAACGGAATTTGCAAAGGGGAAAAATCGCTGATTTTACCAAAGAAAACGTTAGGACATCCCTCTATCGACCCTTTACCAAATCATATTTTTATTTTGACCGAACGCTGATTGAACGTGTTTATGTTTTTCCATCTATCTTCCCTACATTGGAAACAGAAACGGAAAATAGGGTAATTTGCCTCACGGCTCTTGGAAGTAAAAAGTCGTTTCATTGTTTGATGACAAAGCATCTAACAGATGTTCATCTTACTGGCGATTCTCAGTGCTTCCCGTTCTATACCTACAACGAAGATGGCACAAACCGACAGGAAAACATCACCGATTGGGCATTGGCGGAGTTCCGAACCCACTACGGCGACGACACCATCACCAAGTGGGACATCTTTCACTATACCTATGCGCTCTTACACCATCCGACCTATCGTGAGAAATATCAAGCGAACCTTAAGCGCGATCTGCCGCGTATGCCCTTTACTGAGGACTTTTGGAGGTTCGCCAAAGCGGGTGCGCGGTTGGCAGACTTGCACGTTGACTATGAGTCTGTCCCCAAATACGAAGGACTGAAATATATCGAAACAGATGGAATGCCAGTAGATTGGCGCGTTGAGAAGATGAAATTGTCAAAAGACAAGACGCAACTGACATACAACGACTTTTTGACACTGGACGGTATCCCCACGGAAGTATTTGATTATCGGTTAGGCAACCGATCAGCGTTGGAGTGGGTGGTGGATCAGTATCGTGTGAAGGTGGACAAGCGGAGTGGGATTGTGAACGACCCGAACTGTGTGGATGCGCCGCGGTATATTGTGGATCTGATTGGGCATGTTATCACTGTGAGTCTGCGGACGGTGGAGATTGTGGGGAATTTGCCTATGTTGTAA
- a CDS encoding type II toxin-antitoxin system PemK/MazF family toxin: protein MKESDVILAPLFQADEELKYRPAIVLREMPLPYRDLLVCGVSTRLSHYIQGLDDIISPADADFVSSGLHSESLIRLSFLGVIPRQLVRGMLGSISEERHKRLLQRLIDYLTGNGKNS from the coding sequence ATGAAGGAAAGTGATGTTATCCTTGCTCCTTTGTTTCAAGCCGATGAGGAATTAAAGTATAGACCTGCAATTGTTCTACGCGAAATGCCACTACCTTACCGAGATCTTCTTGTTTGTGGCGTAAGCACGAGGTTGAGTCACTACATTCAAGGGCTTGATGATATTATCTCACCCGCTGATGCTGATTTCGTATCAAGTGGTTTACATTCGGAATCTCTGATTCGGCTGAGTTTCCTCGGCGTGATCCCGCGTCAATTGGTGCGTGGTATGCTTGGTAGTATTTCAGAGGAACGACACAAACGTTTGTTACAGAGATTAATTGATTATCTAACGGGTAATGGTAAGAACTCATAG
- a CDS encoding SDR family oxidoreductase: MDLGLRGKRAIVTGGSRGIGRQSALTLAREGVHVCIAARTQDVLDQVLTELNATGHEGHAVAVDLTTQSSCEKVVQETINQFGGVDILVNNVGAARNADILALPPELIDEALALKTYSYLRMSQLVIPYMRENQWGRIINIAGSAGTSPTRGNIPTGAANITILNITRALSDAVAEDGILVNTVCPGLTNTGRARTQQQVRAEREGRDVEELLQELGQELPAGRIAEPEEIGNVVTFLASEACSYMFGSALYMDGGKRRATP; the protein is encoded by the coding sequence ATGGACTTAGGATTGCGCGGAAAACGTGCTATTGTTACAGGCGGTAGCCGAGGCATTGGTCGGCAGTCTGCACTCACACTTGCCCGGGAGGGCGTTCACGTCTGCATTGCTGCCCGAACACAAGACGTACTCGATCAAGTCCTCACAGAACTTAACGCGACCGGGCATGAAGGGCACGCTGTTGCCGTAGATCTCACGACCCAATCAAGCTGCGAGAAAGTGGTGCAAGAAACAATCAATCAGTTTGGTGGTGTTGATATCCTCGTCAACAATGTCGGCGCAGCACGGAATGCCGATATTTTGGCACTGCCGCCGGAACTTATTGATGAAGCACTCGCATTGAAAACCTATAGTTACCTGCGTATGTCGCAATTGGTTATCCCGTATATGCGGGAAAATCAATGGGGACGGATTATCAATATCGCAGGTTCAGCAGGTACAAGTCCGACCCGCGGGAACATACCCACAGGCGCAGCGAATATCACGATTCTGAACATCACACGCGCACTCTCTGATGCCGTTGCGGAGGATGGGATCTTGGTAAACACCGTCTGTCCGGGATTGACGAACACCGGTCGCGCCCGCACCCAACAACAGGTCAGAGCCGAGCGCGAAGGCCGTGATGTTGAAGAACTGTTGCAGGAACTCGGACAAGAACTCCCCGCAGGTCGTATCGCAGAGCCTGAAGAGATTGGGAATGTCGTAACGTTCTTAGCCTCCGAAGCCTGTTCCTATATGTTTGGGAGCGCGCTCTATATGGACGGCGGTAAACGCCGCGCCACACCATAA
- a CDS encoding LamG domain-containing protein, producing MVIASNAAFDENDIAGMWTFEEGKGKVVEDLSGNGTDGEFVGDLKWAKGKFGGGLEFNGQDTWVKLGTKGEEKTLAALDFTESKGFSIHSWVYAAEDPTGKCVIWKGLGCSTWSQFLLGTGAHENGENSTMAAFHIRAANGGGKLEVLGDELPAKEWVHLVGTWDGSQLHVYVNGKLQNSEDAKGPPWASPEEVYIGADPGCGKRCQWNGIIDEVVVFNVTLTDDDVTKLGEGIEGALAVDAAGKIATTWGSLKSAQ from the coding sequence ATGGTAATTGCAAGTAACGCGGCTTTTGATGAAAATGACATTGCAGGGATGTGGACCTTTGAAGAAGGCAAAGGTAAAGTTGTAGAAGACCTTTCGGGTAACGGGACAGACGGCGAATTTGTTGGCGACCTGAAATGGGCGAAAGGCAAATTCGGCGGTGGTTTAGAGTTTAACGGTCAGGACACTTGGGTCAAACTCGGTACCAAGGGTGAAGAAAAAACATTAGCTGCCTTGGATTTCACGGAGTCCAAAGGTTTTTCAATCCATTCTTGGGTCTACGCAGCAGAAGATCCGACGGGCAAATGTGTGATATGGAAGGGACTTGGCTGCTCCACATGGTCTCAGTTCTTACTCGGAACGGGGGCACACGAAAATGGTGAAAATAGCACAATGGCAGCGTTTCACATCCGGGCAGCGAACGGCGGTGGAAAACTTGAAGTCCTCGGCGATGAACTTCCCGCCAAAGAGTGGGTACACCTTGTCGGCACGTGGGACGGATCCCAACTCCACGTCTATGTTAACGGAAAACTGCAGAACTCCGAAGACGCAAAAGGACCGCCGTGGGCATCTCCCGAAGAGGTATACATCGGTGCAGATCCCGGCTGCGGCAAGCGTTGTCAATGGAACGGCATCATTGATGAAGTGGTTGTCTTCAATGTGACACTCACCGATGATGATGTTACCAAACTCGGCGAAGGTATCGAAGGTGCATTAGCCGTTGATGCCGCAGGAAAAATAGCGACAACTTGGGGATCACTCAAATCCGCCCAATAG
- a CDS encoding LamG domain-containing protein, whose translation MLQKANLIIFIIAITLIATNAIAQIVEDGLVSYWSFDANNIAGKTVKDGTGNYNGTINGNLKKVAGKIGDALEFDGLEDNFVEIDSPEDFDFNADFTWSAWIKTDSSGPGVIFAKTGGPGTDDKGPKTLWVRNGVLNVDTGWVGNVEDTENIADNAWHHIAVAGTPEDSSVQYFVDGKETSKGVLNLAQFPEDDWATLFLFIGLDGRADGEFGMFTGIIDEFSVYDRVLDEAEVNQNFKSDTGLAVEPNGKLAVTWGDIKARR comes from the coding sequence GTGCTACAAAAGGCTAATTTGATAATTTTCATTATCGCTATTACGCTAATCGCAACCAACGCTATCGCCCAAATCGTTGAAGACGGGCTGGTCAGTTACTGGAGTTTCGATGCAAACAATATTGCCGGAAAGACCGTTAAGGACGGCACCGGTAACTACAACGGTACCATCAACGGGAATCTGAAAAAGGTCGCTGGTAAAATCGGCGATGCCTTGGAATTCGACGGACTTGAAGACAACTTCGTCGAAATCGACAGTCCAGAGGATTTTGACTTCAACGCCGATTTCACATGGTCGGCATGGATAAAAACCGACAGTTCCGGTCCCGGTGTCATCTTCGCCAAAACGGGCGGACCCGGCACCGATGATAAGGGTCCCAAAACGCTATGGGTTCGCAATGGCGTTCTAAATGTTGACACCGGCTGGGTCGGCAATGTTGAAGACACCGAAAATATCGCCGACAACGCATGGCACCATATCGCTGTTGCGGGGACACCGGAGGATAGCAGCGTCCAATACTTCGTTGACGGCAAAGAGACCTCCAAAGGTGTACTTAACCTCGCCCAATTCCCCGAAGACGACTGGGCAACCCTCTTTTTGTTTATCGGTTTAGACGGTAGAGCTGATGGCGAATTCGGTATGTTCACCGGCATCATCGACGAATTCAGCGTCTACGATCGAGTTCTTGACGAAGCCGAAGTTAACCAGAACTTCAAGTCCGATACAGGTCTCGCAGTCGAACCGAACGGAAAGCTCGCCGTGACATGGGGCGACATCAAAGCACGTCGATAA